TCGATACGATTTTTTGTTTGGAGAACGGCTTTTGTGAAGCATTGGAAGTGAGAAAATAGGTCAAATGGCTTGCCTTTGACCTACTCATGCCATATTTAATAAACCGTAGTTTTATACGTTTCTTGATTCCCAACATTATCTGTTACGGTCAAGACAAATTCGCCTTTTAGGTTTTCCATTGTATCTGACATTTCAGAAGTTAGAGAAGCTCGTTTTTTATCATAGTTCATTAAGAGCCATTTTCCATTGATAGTGGCTCGGAAAGAATCTATACCAGAACGACTGTCAGAAATTTTACAAATAATTTGTTGATTGTTTTTCTTGGTTACTCTAATATTTGGTTTTTCTGTGTCTTCTACTAAACGAAATGTTCCCAAATTACGAGTCTTGAACTCAAAAATATCGCCTTTCCATGTTCCACCTACAAAGCTCAAACTATTTCCATAAACAGCATAAGCACGCACTTTAGATTTATTTTGAATAGAAGAAACATTTTCTGGCTTTAGCTTAATAGTAACATATTTTTGTAGAGCTAAATCGGAATGACCAATTAGAAAATCTTCTGTTTTGAGATAATTATCTTTTGTTTTGAAGGCTAGGTACGTAGTGTCGTACAATGCACCATTGGGAAAATAAATATCAAAATCAGAATGATAGAATGAAAAACCAGTTTTTGATGGAATTTGCGCCTCTATATTCGGATAAATAGTTGTTCCGTTAGGTAAGATGAGCGAATCAGGTAAGCCTGTTCTTAAATCCCAAAAAAATGTTCCTGTACTTCCCACCTCAAACTGTGGTTGTAGTTTATACGACAAATAATCTACACAAACTTCTGCTTCTTGGTTTTTCTCTGATGTAATAGCATTAAAAATCATGTAGTTATTTTGAATCTCATATTCATTGAGTTTTACAGGGTAATTTTTAGTTACTTTTTGATTTTTATCTCCTACAATTTCAAATTCTGTATTGGATTCATTTCCATACGCATCTGTCATTCGAATTCTGACTTTATATGTCTTTCCATCTTCTATAAATATTTTTCCTTTATTTTTTGATGCTGCATAAAAATGGAGGTTATTTGCACCATCTGGAACATAACATCTTCTATATCGTTTTCTTGTTTTGGCATAATATTCATAATTGATATAATTGTTCATGTGGCGTTGATTGGCAAATGAAATTCTGTCAAAATGTGCTTTAAAAGTCTGCTTTTCATTGACAAAGACTTCTATCTCATCCATTCCATAGCTAAAATATACACCATCAGCTTTGTCTTTTGCATCTATCTCTAATCCTATCAGACCATACGCCTTAATTTTAGGAATACGAAGAGCGTATTTGTCCTTTCCTCTTGAAGTTGCACCAACAATTTCTCTATTGTGTTCTCCTTGTATCAATGTGTTTTTTTCTAAAGGAATAAAAGCAACTCTATCCATAATGGGAGCAATATTATCTTTTATTTCATCAAAGCCATAATCTAAAGGGTTCAAAGCTCGCTCACTGGCATCACGAATTTCAAAATGTACATGAGGTCCACCAGAAGAACCACTATTTCCAGATAGAGCTACTATCTCGCCTTTCTTTACAGGAAACTGCTTTGGAGAGAGGTACAAATCTACAGCAAAACTTTCTCTTTGATATTGAATTTTTCGTACATAAGCAGCTATCTTATCATTAAACTTACTCAAATGTCCATAAAGGGTAGTTGTGCCATTTTTGTGTTTGATATAAATTGCATTTCCATAGCCAGTAGCTTTTACTTTCACACGAGCTACATACCCATCGGCAGCAGCATGAACAGGCAGACCAATTTGGTTATTGGTTCGTACATCAATTCCCATGTGGAAATGATTGGAACGAAGCTCTGCCATTCCTCCAGAAAGAGAATTGGTTTGATTGGGATTGATGGGATACATATATTCTCCTCGTTTTTGAGCAAAGCTAGACAGAGAGGTCAAAAAGTAGAAGCTAAAAACAAATAGTAAATAAATAGATTTCAAATTGAAATGATTATTTTAAGGTAAAAAAATGAGGAACTAAAGCGTAAAATAAGTAAATATAAATTTTTATATCAACTGACGAATAGGCTTTATGTTGCGTTTCGAAAAAAAATAGCCAATCTAATTAAAGATTGGCTATTTTTTTATTAAAGCCAAAAAGGTATAGCTTTTAAGAAATACGAACACCGATTACAGCAATATCATCTCTTTGAGCTTCTTCTCCTTTGTGTGCATCAAATTTTTGCTTGATAATACTTCCTTGTTCTTTCATAGGCAGAGGAGCAATATCGTGCATTAGTTTCTTTAAGTGATGAGAACCAAATTTTATATCCTTTGCATTATTTTGGTCTGCATATCCATCACTACATAAGTAGAAACAATCGCCTTTTTCCATAATAATTTCATTAACTTCAAAAGGCTTACGTTCCTTTTTAGAATATCCTCCAATACTTTGGCGTGTACCTCTAATTTCTTCTATTTCTTGAGTTGTCTTTTTATAATGGTAAAGTGGACGTTTTGCACCAGAGAAAAGTACTTTACAGTTTCCATCAGGCAAATATTCCAAAACACATAAGCCTACATCCATACCGTCATCGTTGGTACTATTAGCTTGTTTCAGAGCTTTTTGAATGGTAAGATGAAGCTCTGCCAAAATTTCATCTGGAGCTTCTAATTCATTTCTATCAACAAGTGCATCTAAGGCAGCCGAGCCAATCATAGACATAAATGCTCCTGGTACGCCGTGTCCTGTACAATCTGCTACAGCAAGATAAATCTTTCCTTTAAGGTCTGTGAGCCAGTAAAAATCACCACTTACAATATCTTTTGGACGATAAAAAGTGAAATATTCTTTCAAGTGAACATCCATTCTCTCCTCAAAAGGCAAAATAGCATCTTGAATAGTTTGGGCATAACGCAAACTGTCTGTAATACTTCTATTGGCATCCTCAATGATTTTGTTTTGTTTCTTAACGGTTTCTACCGTAGAATATAATTCTTCATTAGTAGAGTTGAGTTCCTCATTGGTAGCTTTTATCTCCTCATTGATAGACTCAATTTCTGCCGAACGCTGCTCAATCGTACTTTTTTGCTCTTGCACTGTCTCTAGCATCGCATTGAGTTCTTCATTAGTAGAGTTGAGTTCTTCGTTAGAAACTCGTAGCTCTTCTGTTGCTTCTTTTACTTTTGCTTCTAAGACAATGTTTTGTTCTTTTACAAGTTTTTCGTTTTCTTTTGTTTTTTCTAGTGCTTCTTTTTGAGCTACTTCTCTTTCTCGTTTATAAACGTTGATTCTATCTGCTAGAGCGAATGAGAGTAAGACCACCTCTAATGCAGAGCCAAATAGTGTTGCATTTTTTGTGAAAGGAGTAGTTGGAATTGCACCCATAACCTGTAACATAAATACTATTATGCCAATGAGAAATACAAACCAAGCCAGTGTAAAGAAACGAGCTATTTTAA
This sequence is a window from Bernardetia sp.. Protein-coding genes within it:
- a CDS encoding M23 family metallopeptidase, which encodes MTSLSSFAQKRGEYMYPINPNQTNSLSGGMAELRSNHFHMGIDVRTNNQIGLPVHAAADGYVARVKVKATGYGNAIYIKHKNGTTTLYGHLSKFNDKIAAYVRKIQYQRESFAVDLYLSPKQFPVKKGEIVALSGNSGSSGGPHVHFEIRDASERALNPLDYGFDEIKDNIAPIMDRVAFIPLEKNTLIQGEHNREIVGATSRGKDKYALRIPKIKAYGLIGLEIDAKDKADGVYFSYGMDEIEVFVNEKQTFKAHFDRISFANQRHMNNYINYEYYAKTRKRYRRCYVPDGANNLHFYAASKNKGKIFIEDGKTYKVRIRMTDAYGNESNTEFEIVGDKNQKVTKNYPVKLNEYEIQNNYMIFNAITSEKNQEAEVCVDYLSYKLQPQFEVGSTGTFFWDLRTGLPDSLILPNGTTIYPNIEAQIPSKTGFSFYHSDFDIYFPNGALYDTTYLAFKTKDNYLKTEDFLIGHSDLALQKYVTIKLKPENVSSIQNKSKVRAYAVYGNSLSFVGGTWKGDIFEFKTRNLGTFRLVEDTEKPNIRVTKKNNQQIICKISDSRSGIDSFRATINGKWLLMNYDKKRASLTSEMSDTMENLKGEFVLTVTDNVGNQETYKTTVY
- a CDS encoding 7TM diverse intracellular signaling domain-containing protein, with translation MKFKYCLILFIYFISNLSYSQDIVTFSNDDELLELDGNKVTFFEDVNHSYTLESILAQPDTLFKKVEQDIPNFANTTSTIWGKFTIENKSNKDKLLFELANPLLDSLTFFYPTSNGNYGKLELGAKYIFSVRPISLNNFVIPLDFENGNQVKTVYFKINSEYPVELPMKVVTYKKLAEKNHVSDVAYGIYFGFLIVMFLYNFFVFISTKDKTYLFYISYIFFIVIVYGNFTGYSFEFLWAKTPIINYYVPTLVCITSIFILLFANSFLSTKKNFKKNYIASVVLMSIFGIIIVINLVGLYSIAAPLAQLLSLLLSFYVLFIGFYSYFKGIKIARFFTLAWFVFLIGIIVFMLQVMGAIPTTPFTKNATLFGSALEVVLLSFALADRINVYKREREVAQKEALEKTKENEKLVKEQNIVLEAKVKEATEELRVSNEELNSTNEELNAMLETVQEQKSTIEQRSAEIESINEEIKATNEELNSTNEELYSTVETVKKQNKIIEDANRSITDSLRYAQTIQDAILPFEERMDVHLKEYFTFYRPKDIVSGDFYWLTDLKGKIYLAVADCTGHGVPGAFMSMIGSAALDALVDRNELEAPDEILAELHLTIQKALKQANSTNDDGMDVGLCVLEYLPDGNCKVLFSGAKRPLYHYKKTTQEIEEIRGTRQSIGGYSKKERKPFEVNEIIMEKGDCFYLCSDGYADQNNAKDIKFGSHHLKKLMHDIAPLPMKEQGSIIKQKFDAHKGEEAQRDDIAVIGVRIS